The Ranitomeya imitator isolate aRanImi1 chromosome 3, aRanImi1.pri, whole genome shotgun sequence genome has a window encoding:
- the DNAJC28 gene encoding dnaJ homolog subfamily C member 28, whose amino-acid sequence MKLFSVLLTQKTRSLLCFLTNARKFPSCEVLNFCGYSTYKQKRNIKDCYRILNVPEGCSADEVRDSYKSLAKKYHPDSGATTASATMFMQIDEAYRDLLTHLAKESKKLQTLEDDKEKVSEYKIPQHRQYLNYEGVGFGTPSQRQRQYGQFRVDRATDQVLDFRKQKLEQQYAENSMIAKDIKHSKKVKITQAIDRLVEDLIQESMAKGDFDNLSGKGKPLNKFSSCPHTDPMTHNLNRILIDNGYQPEWILLQKEIRDTIDKLRQDLVASRKKLGDPMTYRQETQWTEICETFREDITKLNKRINDFNLVVPIMSRQMVHFRAEKEITRAEQAFLTFKEEMNASNNSKVAEKTGNDRVNPTEIFLNWINRWKNFRN is encoded by the coding sequence ATGAAACTCTTTAGTGTACTTCTAACTCAGAAAACAAGAAGTCTCCTCTGTTTTCTCACTAATGCAAGGAAATTTCCCAGCTGtgaagtcttgaacttctgcggttATTCCACCTACAAGCAGAAAAGAAACATAAAAGATTGTTACCGGATTCTTAATGTCCCCGAAGGATGTTCTGCCGATGAAGTGAGAGATTCATATAAAAGCTTAGCGAAGAAATACCATCCAGATAGCGGTGCCACCACTGCAAGTGCCACCATGTTCATGCAGATAGATGAAGCCTACAGGGACTTATTGACCCACTTGGCCAAAGAGTCTAAAAAACTCCAAACTCTGGAAGACGATAAAGAAAAGGTGTCAGAATATAAAATACCGCAGCATAGACAGTACTTGAATTATGAAGGTGTAGGTTTCGGTACGCCAAGTCAAAGACAGCGTCAATATGGGCAATTTCGTGTTGACCGTGCTACTGACCAGGTTCTCGATTTTCGGAAGCAGAAGCTAGAACAACAATATGCTGAAAACTCAATGATAGCCAAAGACATAAAACACAGCAAAAAGGTCAAAATTACTCAAGCCATTGATCGTCTAGTAGAAGACCTTATCCAGGAGTCTATGGCTAAAGGGGATTTTGATAATCTCAGTGGAAAAGGAAAGCCCCTCAACAAGTTCTCCTCATGTCCACATACGGACCCCATGACCCATAATCTCAATAGGATATTGATAGATAACGGTTATCAACCTGAGTGGATCCTGTTGCAGAAAGAGATCCGGGATACTATAGATAAACTGAGACAAGATTTGGTGGCTTCTCGGAAAAAACTAGGAGATCCCATGACCTACAGGCAGGAAACCCAGTGGACGGAGATTTGTGAGACGTTCAGAGAAGACATAACCAAACTCAACAAGAGAATCAATGACTTTAATCTGGTTGTTCCTATAATGAGCAGACAGATGGTCCATTTCAGGGCGGAGAAAGAAATAACGCGAGCGGAGCAGGCTTTTCTCACCTTCAAGGAAGAAATGAATGCGTCAAATAACTCTAAAGTTGCCGAAAAGACGGGCAATGATCGGGTCAACCCTACGGAGATCTTTTTAAATTGGATAAACCGGTGGAAGAACTTCAGAAATTAG